A window of Drosophila subobscura isolate 14011-0131.10 chromosome E, UCBerk_Dsub_1.0, whole genome shotgun sequence contains these coding sequences:
- the LOC117891503 gene encoding Golgi pH regulator, which yields MAFLGDCVIVFVSQMLFFAGGWLFFNKELFKHYEIRHISVQLIFSATFALSVTMFELIIFEIIGVLESSSRYFHWRLGLTLLLFMVTAVIPIYICHSVIHSISFFSDKLVRILTTICWFVFLYGLWRIGEPFPLLSASHGIFTIEQGVSRISVIGVTVMAILSGFGAVNYPYTSMTYFIKPVSRNDIICFERRLALTVDMLVAKKRRIAMAAYNHNKQHTTKPRIWEMITSAVHRTSSGEDINQLKQEVYGLEELLRSVFLELNSLKNMEERQRWSQTLKGKYFNVIGHFFSVYCVYKIFMCCINIIFDRVGRKDPVTRGLEIAIHWCGFDIDFAFWNQHISFMLVGCIVVTSIRGLLLTLTKFFYRISSSKSSNIIVLILGQIMGMYFCSSVLLMRMNMPAEYRVIITEVLGNLHFNFYHRWFDVIFLVSALTTTVVLYLSRKPVPSDDSDLH from the exons ATGGCATTCCTGGGCGACTGTGTGATTGTATTTGTGTCGCAG atGCTGTTTTTTGCCGGAGGATGGTTGTTTTTCAACAAGGAACTCTTCAAGCACTATGAAATACGCCACATATCCGTTCAGCTGATCTTCTCAGCCACCTTCGCGCTGTCGGTGACCATGTTTGAGTTGATTATATTCGAGATCATTGGCGTTCTAGAGTCCAGTTCCCGGTACTTCCATTGGCGCTTGGGTCTCACATTGCTACTGTTTATGGTGACGGCTGTGATACCGATCTATATCTGCCACTCTGTGATACACAGCATTTCCTTCT TTTCCGACAAATTGGTGAGAATACTGACGACAATCTGCTGGTTTGTCTTTCTCTATGGCCTCTGGCGTATTGGTGAACCATTTCCACTGCTTAGTGCATCCCACGGAATCTTTACAATTGAGCAGGGCGTCTCTCGGATCAGTGTCATTGGTGTCACCGTAATGGCCATACTCTCTGGCTTTGGTGCCGTGAACTATCCCTACACCAGCATGACCTACTTCATCAA gCCCGTTTCACGTAATGACATCATCTGTTTCGAGCGTCGATTGGCTTTGACCGTGGATATGCTGGTGGCCAAGAAGCGACGCATTGCCATGGCTGCCTACAACCATAATAAGCAGCATACCACGAAGCCGAGAATCTGGGAAATGATAACATCGGCAGTGCACCGCACAAGCAGCGGAGAAG ACATCAATCAATTGAAGCAAGAAGTCTATGGCTTGGAGGAGCTACTGCGCTCCGTTTTCCTGGAGCTGAATTcgctgaaaaacatggaagaGCGTCAGCGGTGGTCGCAAACGCTGAAGGGAAAGTACTTTAATGTGATTGGACACTTTTTCAGTGTCTACTGCGTCTATAAGATATTTATG TGTTGCATCAACATCATATTCGACAGAGTGGGCCGCAAGGATCCCGTTACTCGTGGCCTGGAGATTGCCATCCATTGGTGTGGCTTTGACATAGACTTTGCCTTTTGGAACCAGCATATTTCATTTATGCTGGTCGGCTGCATCGTGGTCACCTCCATACGTGGCCTGTTGCTAACACTCACAAAG TTCTTTTATCGCATTTCATCGAGTAAGTCCAGCAACATAATCGTGCTGATCTTGGGTCAGATCATGGGCATGTATTTCTGCTCCtcggtgctgctgatgcgcaTGAATATGCCCGCCGAGTATCGGGTGATCATCACCGAGGTACTCGGCAATCTACACTTTAACTTCTATCATCGTTGGTTCGATGTCATATTCCTGGTTAGCGCCCTGACTACCACCGTTGTGTTGTATCTGTCTCGGAAGCCAGTTCCTTCGGATGACTCCGACTTGCACTGA
- the LOC117891502 gene encoding nischarin gives MACYYRQNEETSVTIPKYTNETSSGGVTYYDIKVRIAKVEWMVERRYRDFAQLHDKLVEEIAISKKLLPPKKLVGNKQPAFLEQRREQLEGYLQELLIYFRTELPRALAEFLDLNKYDIIYLLQDLAKLFYESGDALLSSKKEYNLSALEVFAISERLSLPCPPNVDRGGKYDFSHVLDFCTQLVALVVTPVKDNASYAQDYNTVDVPIGRSNIIPNRLNFNLNAFRNLKTLKFSALSTENIVDIELLKPTLQTICVHNTTIQSISQVLLCDNLHKHCDVPSLLPETFSPATPANGSALISTDAWQELTELDLTGNLLTQIDGSVRTAPKLRRLVLEQNRIRAVQNLAELPHLQLLSLSGNLIAECVDWHLTMGNLVTLKLAQNKLKSLKGLRKLLSLVNLDLSCNQIEELDEVDYVANLPLLEALRLTGNPLAGSVDYRPRVLARFHERAVEISLDNERGSQQELDTALVLSALLLSKQRQRHK, from the exons ATGGCTTGCTATTACCGCCAGAACGAGGAGACGTCGGTGACAATACCAAAATACACGAATGAAACCTCCAGTGGCGGGGTCACCTACTATGACATCAAAGTGCGTATCGCAAAGGTGGAGTGGATGGTGGAGCGGCGCTATCGAGACTTTGCCCAGCTGCACGACAAGCTGGTGGAGGAGATAGCAATTAGCAAAAAGTTGCTGCCTCCAAAAAAG CTTGTGGGTAATAAGCAGCCAGCGTTTCTGGAGCAGCGTCGAGAACAATTGGAAGGCTACTTGCAGGAGCTGCTCATCTATTTTCGCACGGAACTACCGCGTGCTCTGGCCGAGTTCCTGGATTTGAACAAATACGACATTATATATCTGCTGCAGGATCTTGCGAAGCTATTTTACGAGAGCGGTGATGCGCTGCTGAGCTCCAAAAAGGAATACAACCTGTCGGCATTGGAG GTCTTTGCCATTAGCGAGCGTCTGAGTCTTCCCTGTCCGCCAAACGTGGACCGTGGCGGAAAATACGACTTCTCGCACGTCCTGGACTTCTGCACCCAACTCGTGGCCTTGGTAGTGACGCCGGTGAAGGATAATGCCAGCTATGCGCAGGACTACAACACAGTGGACGTGCCCATTGGACGAAGCAACATCATACCGAATAGGCTCAACTTCAACCTGAATGCATTTCGAAATCTCAAAACCCTCAAATTCTCGGCCCTGTCCACGGAGAACATCGTGGACATTGAGCTGCTGAAGCCAACGTTGCAGACAATCTGTGTTCACAATACAACCATACAAAGCATAAGCCAGGTGCTGCTCTGCGATAACTTGCACAAACACTGCGATGTTCCGAGCCTCCTGCCTGAGACCTTCAGTCCAGCCACTCCAGCGAATGGCAGTGCCCTAATCAGCACAGATGCGTGGCAGGAGCTAACCGAACTCGACTTGACTGGCAATCTGCTCACCCAAATCGATGGCAGTGTGCGGACAGCACCTAAACTGCGTCGCCTCGTGCTCGAGCAGAATCGCATACGGGCTGTGCAAAATCTGGCCGAGCTGCcgcatctgcagctgctgtctctgtcggGAAATCTTATAGCCGAGTGCGTGGACTGGCATCTGACGATGGGAAATCTTGTCACACTAAAGCTGGCCCAAAATAAGCTCAAGTCGTTGAAGGGCCTGCGCAAGCTGCTTTCATTGGTCAACCTGGACTTGAGCTGCAATCAGATTGAAGAGCTCGATGAGGTTGACTACGTGGCGAATCTTCCACTGCTGGAGGCCCTCAGGCTCACTGGCAATCCCCTGGCGGGCAGTGTGG
- the LOC117891515 gene encoding ankyrin repeat and LEM domain-containing protein 1 encodes MSNCLLTSLVKSWPLQLQKLGSRCVLIRGAKYSLGTINCRYTNFSPELEKTLQSEINFQSIKELSKYSARHIKWQRRQDQSDLQYFNYLLLDPRVTNKLPIRASRMHCIDIWFTFLRAIFYVGKGKGIRPYVHFMQADKLLGKPDSIKQAKDPKLALILSIWEQKRGVLLMRGFRGISSTDAQTREASMISALSMNHLTNRRLGAYFGPAKDKFTATQRKLLGIALLYKLMGHFISKEEREIHPQIHKLPAAKAA; translated from the coding sequence ATGTCAAATTGTTTGTTAACTTCTTTAGTCAAGAGCTGGCCTTTGCAACTGCAAAAACTGGGCAGTCGCTGCGTCCTCATTCGAGGTGCCAAGTACTCCCTTGGCACCATCAATTGTCGCTATACCAACTTCTCTCCTGAGCTGGAGAAGACCCTGCAGTCGGAGATAAATTTTCAGAGCATCAAAGAACTCTCTAAGTATTCAGCCCGCCACATTAAATGGCAGCGCCGACAAGACCAGTCGGATCTGCAATATTTCAACTATTTGTTGCTGGATCCCCGCGTGACAAACAAGCTGCCGATTCGGGCCTCGCGAATGCACTGCATTGATATCTGGTTTACTTTTCTAAGGGCCATTTTCTATGTGGGCAAAGGCAAGGGCATCCGCCCATACGTCCACTTCATGCAAGCCGACAAACTACTGGGCAAGCCGGACAGCATCAAGCAGGCCAAAGATCCGAAACTAGCGTTAATTTTGTCCATTTGGGAGCAGAAACGCGGTGTTCTGCTGATGCGTGGCTTCCGCGGCATCTCCTCCACCGATGCGCAGACTCGCGAGGCCTCCATGATCAGTGCTCTGAGCATGAATCATTTAACCAATCGACGACTGGGTGCTTACTTCGGTCCGGCAAAGGACAAATTTACAGCAACGCAGAGGAAGCTTCTGGGAATTGCATTGCTCTATAAGCTAATGggtcatttcatttcaaaggAAGAGCGAGAAATTCATCCTCAGATACATAAATTGCCAGCTGCAAAGGCAGCCTAA